A single Micromonospora sp. CCTCC AA 2012012 DNA region contains:
- a CDS encoding IclR family transcriptional regulator: MDTAAGADGAAVRGGETAQTLDRGLRLLHLVADAPGGLTVTEAANRLGIGRAAVYRLVGALTGHGMLRRDGGGRLRLGAGVLHLARRAQPLLAEGALPALRRLAEQAGATAHLTVVEGGEGVALAVVEPSWTAFHVAYRTGSRHPLERGAAGRAILAGRSGAAGPVSTAGELESGAYGVAAPVLGVPGLEASVGVVSLSPLDVDLVGAQVTTAASAIATALA; encoded by the coding sequence GTGGACACGGCGGCGGGTGCGGACGGGGCGGCGGTACGCGGCGGCGAGACGGCGCAGACCCTGGACCGGGGGCTGCGCCTGCTGCACCTGGTCGCGGACGCGCCCGGCGGACTGACCGTCACCGAGGCGGCGAACCGGCTGGGCATCGGACGGGCCGCCGTCTACCGGCTGGTCGGCGCGCTGACCGGGCACGGCATGCTCCGCCGCGACGGCGGGGGCCGGCTGCGCCTCGGCGCCGGCGTGCTGCACCTGGCCCGGCGCGCCCAGCCGCTGCTGGCCGAGGGGGCGCTGCCCGCCCTGCGGCGACTGGCCGAGCAGGCCGGGGCGACCGCGCACCTCACCGTCGTGGAGGGCGGCGAGGGGGTCGCCCTGGCGGTGGTGGAGCCGAGCTGGACGGCGTTCCACGTGGCGTACCGGACGGGGTCCCGGCATCCGTTGGAGCGCGGGGCGGCGGGGCGGGCCATCCTCGCCGGCCGGTCCGGCGCCGCCGGCCCGGTGAGCACCGCCGGGGAGCTGGAGTCCGGGGCGTACGGGGTGGCCGCGCCGGTGCTCGGGGTGCCCGGGTTGGAGGCGAGCGTCGGCGTGGTCTCCCTCTCCCCGCTCGACGTCGACCTGGTCGGCGCCCAGGTCACCACCGCCGCCTCCGCCATCGCCACCGCCCTGGCCTGA
- the cysS gene encoding cysteine--tRNA ligase gives MTLRLYDTATRSVRDFVPREAGKVGVYLCGLTLQAPPHIGHLRSGVNYDVLRRWLLAAGFEVTFIRNVTDIDDKILVKAMEQGRPFWSIAYENELVLAESYRALNVLPPTYEPRATGHIPEMHQLIARLIETGHAYPATDGSGDVYFDVASWPAYGSLSGQSPEDMQSAGDAPERGKRDPRDFALWKGAKPDEPADAYWPSPWGRGRPGWHIECSAMCWRYLGAEFDIHGGGLDLTFPHHENEIAQSQAADLPFARWWVHHGLLSIGGAKMGKSLGNALDLTYVASLGVRPVELRYYYAAAHYRSRIDYSEDSLRESAVAYRRIEGFVQRAAERVGAGQLGELPSGFVAAMEDDLNTSAALAVLHEVIRDGNTALTTGDDVTVRTTLAAARAMLDILGVDPLDPAWTGGGRADDLRGVVDSLIALALEQRAQARGRKDWAAADAVRDQLKQAGVVVEDTPQGPRWTIGEQD, from the coding sequence GTGACGCTACGCCTGTATGACACCGCCACCCGATCGGTGCGGGACTTCGTCCCGCGGGAAGCCGGCAAGGTGGGGGTCTACCTGTGTGGTCTCACCCTCCAGGCCCCGCCGCACATCGGTCACCTTCGCTCCGGCGTCAACTACGACGTGCTGCGCCGCTGGCTGCTCGCCGCCGGTTTCGAGGTCACCTTCATCCGCAACGTGACCGACATCGACGACAAGATCCTGGTCAAGGCGATGGAGCAGGGGCGACCCTTCTGGTCGATCGCCTATGAGAACGAGCTGGTCCTCGCCGAGTCGTACCGGGCGCTGAACGTGCTGCCGCCGACGTACGAGCCGCGCGCCACCGGGCACATCCCGGAGATGCACCAGCTGATCGCCCGGCTGATCGAGACGGGGCACGCCTACCCGGCCACCGACGGCTCCGGCGACGTCTACTTCGACGTGGCCTCCTGGCCGGCGTACGGGTCGCTGTCGGGCCAGTCGCCGGAGGACATGCAGTCCGCCGGGGACGCCCCCGAGCGGGGCAAGCGTGACCCGCGGGACTTCGCCCTGTGGAAGGGCGCCAAGCCCGACGAGCCGGCCGACGCCTACTGGCCGTCGCCGTGGGGTCGCGGCCGGCCCGGCTGGCACATCGAGTGCTCGGCGATGTGCTGGCGTTACCTGGGCGCCGAGTTCGACATCCACGGCGGCGGGCTCGACCTGACCTTCCCGCACCACGAGAACGAGATCGCCCAGTCCCAGGCCGCCGACCTGCCCTTCGCCCGCTGGTGGGTGCACCACGGGCTGCTCAGCATCGGTGGCGCCAAGATGGGCAAGTCGCTGGGGAACGCCCTCGACCTGACCTACGTGGCCTCGCTCGGGGTGCGGCCGGTGGAGCTGCGCTACTACTACGCCGCCGCCCACTACCGGTCCCGCATCGACTACTCGGAGGACTCGCTGCGGGAGTCCGCCGTCGCGTACCGGCGGATCGAGGGCTTCGTGCAGCGGGCCGCCGAACGCGTCGGCGCCGGGCAGCTCGGCGAACTGCCGTCGGGCTTCGTGGCGGCGATGGAGGACGACCTCAACACCTCCGCCGCGCTCGCCGTGCTGCACGAGGTGATCCGGGACGGCAACACCGCGCTGACCACCGGCGACGATGTGACCGTCCGCACGACTCTGGCCGCCGCCCGCGCGATGCTGGATATCCTCGGTGTCGACCCCCTCGACCCGGCGTGGACCGGTGGTGGCCGCGCCGACGACCTGCGCGGTGTGGTGGACTCCCTGATCGCGCTGGCCCTGGAGCAGCGCGCACAGGCCCGCGGCCGCAAGGACTGGGCCGCCGCGGACGCCGTGCGCGACCAGCTCAAACAGGCCGGCGTGGTCGTCGAGGACACCCCCCAGGGCCCCCGTTGGACTATTGGAGAGCAGGACTGA